The following coding sequences lie in one Nitratireductor mangrovi genomic window:
- a CDS encoding rhodanese-like domain-containing protein has product MKKGYKALLEEANAEVNALAPADAAGLLGNDDVTFIDLRDPRELDREGRIAQARHCPRGMLEFWIDPESPYHKELFATGNHFVFFCAGGWRSALAAKTAQDMGLERVSHVEGGFSAWKEAGLPHEPGKPKG; this is encoded by the coding sequence ATGAAAAAGGGCTACAAGGCGCTGCTCGAAGAAGCCAACGCGGAGGTCAACGCGCTGGCTCCGGCCGACGCCGCCGGGCTGCTCGGCAATGACGACGTGACCTTCATCGACCTGCGCGATCCGCGCGAACTCGACCGCGAAGGCCGTATCGCGCAAGCCAGGCACTGCCCGCGCGGCATGCTGGAATTCTGGATCGATCCCGAAAGCCCCTATCACAAGGAACTGTTCGCGACCGGCAACCACTTCGTCTTTTTCTGCGCCGGCGGCTGGCGCTCGGCGCTGGCGGCCAAGACCGCGCAGGACATGGGGCTGGAACGCGTCAGCCATGTCGAGGGCGGGTTCTCGGCCTGGAAGGAGGCCGGCCTGCCGCACGAGCCGGGCAAGCCGAAGGGCTGA